In Trichoderma asperellum chromosome 1, complete sequence, a single window of DNA contains:
- the NUO31 gene encoding NADH-ubiquinone oxidoreductase 30.4 kDa subunit, mitochondrial, which translates to MATKLSWRAAPGSILEPTKAMARAHAGQVARALSTSSLRMVAMPQEAHNMRKAPRDPIGTLKAPVVNPTAKYQSKADNLHRYGTWLMGCLPKYVQQFSVWKDELTIYISPAGVIPVFSFLKYNTAAEFTQVSSVTGCDYPTRSKRFEVIYNLLSVRYNSRIRVKTYADESSPVPSITSLFGGANWYEREVYDLYGVFFTGHPDLRRIMTDYGFEGHPLRKDFPLTGYTEIRYDEEKKRIVTEPLELTQAFRNFEGGSSAWEQVGQGEDVKPESFKLPVPKPEEKKQ; encoded by the exons ATGGCAACCAAACTTTCATGGAGAGCGGCTCCGGGATCAATTCTGGAGCCGACAAAAGCCATGGCACGAGCTCATGCTGGACAAGTCGCCCGTGCACTATCGACCTCTTCTCTCCGAATGGTCGCAATGCCACAAGAGGCTCACAATATGAGAAAAGCTCCCAGGGATCCAATTGGAACTCTTAAGGCGCCAGTTGTCAACCCAACAGCCAAATATCAAAGCAAGGCAGACAATCTCCATCGATACGGCACCTGGTTAATGGGATGTCTCCCAAAATATGTCCAGCAGTTTTCCGTGTGGAAGGACGAGCTCACCATCTACATTTCTCCAGCTGGCGTTATCCCCGTGTTTTCCTTCCTCAAGT ACAATACTGCTGCAGAATTCACCCAGGTTAGCAGCGTCACTGGATGCGACTACCCGACGCGAAGCAAGCGTTTCGAGGTCATTTACAACTTGCTCTCCGTTCGATATAATTCTCGCATCCGAGTGAAAACTTACGCCGACGAATCATCGCCTGTGCCGAGCATTACAAGCTTGTTTGGAGGCGCCAATTGGTACGAGCGTGAGGTATACGATCTATATGGCGTCTTCTTTACAGGCCATCCTGATCTGCGACGCATAATGACCGACTATGGATTTGAAGGCCATCCTTTACGGAAAGACTTCCCACTCACGGGCTACACAGAAATTCGCTATgatgaggaaaagaagcgaaTTGTCACCGAACCGCTGGAGCTTACTCAGGCATTCCGAAATTTCGAAGGCGGATCCAGCGCTTGGGAACAAGTTGGCCAAGGCGAAGACGTCAAGCCTGAGTCCTTCAAACTGCCCGTGCCCAAAccagaggagaagaagcaatag